DNA from Paratractidigestivibacter faecalis:
TCAGGAAGGTGTAGGCCTTGTCGGCGCCGAGCATGGTCTGCTTGAGGTCGAGGATGTAGATGCCGTTGCGCTCACCGAAGATGTAGGACTTCATCTTGGGGTTCCAGCGGCGGGTCTGGTGGCCATAGTGGCAGCCAGCGTCAAGCAGGGTCTGGATGGTAATCTTAGCAGCCATGGTAAACCTCCTGGTTTGTCCTCCGCGCGATGTCATCCCCGGAGCGCCACCCCGGACCTGGCTTAAGTCCTGGGCACCACGGCGAACGGGTCGTCACGCGTGTGTGATGTGATGCCGCGCTGGTACGCGGCACGCCATGCGTGCGCACAGCAATCAGAGATTATAGCAACAAGCAAATTGGGCTGTCGAGGGGTCTTTTGTGGTCATTTGGCGTTGCCGGAGCGCGGGTGGGCAAGGCGCGCCGCGTCCTTCAGGCCCTCCACGGAAAGGTGCGTGTAGATCTGCGTCGTTGAGAGGCTCTCGTGACCCAGAAGCTCCTGCACGCTCCTGAGATCGGCCCCACCGCCCAGAAGCTCGGTGGCAAAGGTGTGCCTCATCGCGTGGGGCGTGAGGGCCGGGTCGAGCCCGGCGGCCGCCACGTGCGCCTCGAAGGCGTCCCTCAGCGCGGCCGCGCTCATCCGCCGGCCGCGGGAAGACAGGAAGAGCGCGTCCTTCTCGCCGCCGGGACGCAGCAGGCGGGGGCGCGACGCCTCGAGGTACTCCCCCACCGCCTGGGCGGCGGAGTGGTAGAGGGGGACGACGCGCTCCTTGGAGCCCTTGCCAAAGAGCCTCACCTGCCCCTGCGCCAGGTCGACGTCGCGGACGTCAAGGGCGGAGGCCTCGGAGATTCGGGCGCCCGTGGCGTAGAGGAGCTCGAGGAGCGCCCGGTCGCGCACGCCCTTGGAGGTCCCGTCGCAGGAGTCTATGAGGCGGGCCGCGTCGGCGTCCGACATGGTCCTCGGCAGGCGCGAGGAGAGCTTTCTTCCCGGTATTGCCCCCACGCCGGAGCCCACGGCCACCCCCTCGCGCGAAAGCCAGAGGAGAAGCCCTCGGGTGCAGGACAGGCGGCGGTTGACCGTCCTCTCGGAGTAGCCCGCCCGCACGAGGTCTCCCAGGTAGGACCTCAGCCGTGCGTGGTCGAGGTCGGAGACGCAGAAGCCGTGCCCGTGAAGCCAGCGGCAGAGACAGCGGATGTCCTCGAAGTAGGCCCTCAGCGTGTTCTCCGAGAGCGTGCCCGAGCGCGTCAGATGGACGAGGTAGCTGGACGCCTCCGGGGCAAGCCCCGCCTCTTGACGGCCAACCTCCCTCACAGCGAGAAGAGCTCCGGCCGCGTGGCGAGGTAGGCGTCCAGGTCCGTGGCCGCGCGGGCCGCCAGGGCCTCTCGCTTCTGGGTCTTGGAGACCCTCCCGGCAAGCTCGATGGGGGGCACGATGCCGTAGTTGACGTGCATGGGCTGGTAGTCCTTGGTGGCCGGGTCCGTGGCGTAGGCAACCAGGGAGCCCAGCGCGCCCGTTGCGGGAAGGGCCACGTGGTCCACGCCGACGAGGTCCGCGTAGGTGTTGAGCGCGGCCAGAAGCCCGGAGGCGATGGCCTCCACGTAGCCCTCGGTGCCCGTGATCTGGCCGGCGAGGCGGGCGCGCGTCCCCGGGATGCCGAAGGTGGCGTCAAGCGCGTGGGGCGCGTCCACGAAGGAGTTGCGGTGCATGACGCCGTAGCGGAGGAACTCCGCCTTCCCAAGGCCCGGAATCAGCCGGAAGACGCGGCGCTGCTCCGGCCAGGTGAGGTTTGTCTGGAAGCCGACGAGGTTGTAGGCGGTGTGTGCGGCGTTCTCGGCCCTGAGCTGGACGGCGGCCCAGGGGCGCCTGCCGGTCCTGGGGTCGGTGAGGCCCACGGGCTTCAGCGCGCCGAAGCAGAGGGACTTGTATCCCGTGCGGGCGACCTCCTCCACGGGCTGGCAGGCGCAGAAGAGGTCGGACTGCTCGAACTCGCGGGCGATGACGCGCTCGGCGGAGAGAAGCGCCTCAAGGAAGGCGTCGTACTCTTCCTTATTCATGGGGCAGTTGAGGTAGTCTCCAGACCCGGTCTCCTCGTAGCGGGACTGTTCGAAGATCACCTCGCGGTCGAGCGAGTCCGCGTCGACGATGGGTGCGGCGGCGTCAAAGAACGACATGGAGTCCGTTCCCACGGCCGCGGAGACCGCCTGGAAGAGCGCGTCGGAGCAGAGGGGGCCGGCCGCGATGACGCAGGGTCCCTCGGGAATCTGCCGCACCTCCTCGCGGACCACCTCGATGAACGGCTCGCCCTCCACGAGGCGGGTCACCTCGGCAGAGAACTCATCGCGGTTGACGGCAAGCGCCCCTCCGGCGGGCACGCTCGTCTGCCGGGCAACGTCCAGGAGCACGCACCCCATCTTGGAGAGCTCGGTCTTGAGGAGGCCGGCGGCCGTCTCCGGCTTGGTGGACTTCAGCGAGTTGGAGCACACGAGCTCGGCAAAGCGGTCGGTGTGGTGGGCGGGCGAGGCCGAGGCCGGCCTCTGCTCGAAGAGCCGGACGCGCACGCCCCTCCTCGCAAGCTGAAGGGCGCACTCGGAGCCTGCGAGGCCCGCCCCGACGACCGTAACGAGCCCCTCCATGCGGCTCCTCCTTCCCCCGCCCGCGCGGGATAGACAGCTCAACCATTTTGCCCCAAGAGGTACTCCTTGGTCGGCGAGTATCGGCCGTCGGGCAAACGCTCCACAAGACCTCGCGCCTCGTGGTCCGTCAGGGTCCTCAGGAGGGTGAGGACGTCCTCGTTGAGGCGCGCCGCGAGCTCGTCGGGCCGAGAGGGGCATGCGACGAGGGCCGAGAGCACGGGGCCGGCGGCGGGCCTCTCCCCCTGAGAGCAGAACCGCGCGACGCCAAAGTCCATCGAGATCGCAAGCTCCAGCGACGCCTCATCCGGAATGATTCGCGCGCCCTCGGCGGCCAGCCGGTTTGTTCCCGAGGAGTTTGGCGAGAAGATCGAGCCCGGGATTGCGTAGAGCGTTCGCCCAAGCTCGAGCGCCGCGTCGGCCGTCGACATGGTGCCCGACACCTGACCGGCCTCGGTGATGACGAGGACCTTGCAGAGCGCGGCCACGACCGCGTTCCTGCGCGGGAAGGCGTACCTGCGCGGCGTCTGGCCCCAGCGCTCGAGCGAGACCACGGCGCCAGAGTCCACCGCCGCCTGGAAGACCGGCGTGGAAGACGCCGGATAGGGGACGTCGGCGCCCGTGCCCGCCACGACGATGGTCCTGCCGCCTGCGGCGGCGGCCGCCATTCCCGCGGCGTAGTCGCAGCCCATGGCCCCTCCCGAGACCACGGTGACCCCGCACTCGGCCGCCACCCTGCCGGCGAGCTCGGCCACGGCTATCCCGTAGGGCGTCGCCCGCCTGGCGCCGATGACTGCAAGGCAGGGGCCGGACAGCACCTCCCTGTCTCCGATGCCCCGCAGGACCTCCGGAGGGTTCTGGAGCTCGACGAGGCTCTGGGGATACCCCTCCCCTCCCAGTTCGAGCTCCCATCTGGGACCATTCAATCGAACCATGCCCTCACCCCATGTTCCTCGACCTGAACCCGAGGGCCTCCACCAGGTCCCCGGTGACCACCTCGTCATGCCCCTCGACGTCTGCGACCGTCCTGGCAACCCGCGCAACGCGCGCGATGGCCCTTCCTCCCAGGCAGAGCCGCCGCGCGTACGTCTCGAAGGTCTCGAGGGCCTTTGGCCCCATGTGCGCCGAAGCCACGGGGTCCCTGAGGTCGCGCTCGTCCAGGCGCGCCCGCCTCCAGTCCGCCCGCTCGCGCGCCTCCGTCACCATCAGGGCCATCTCAGCCGTGCCAAGGCCAACGCGGCCCTTTATGACCTTGTCGCTCGAGGGCCTGGCCACGTCGCAGACGACATCGATGCGGTCCATGAGGGGGCCGCCGATCTTGGCCTGATACGACTGGACGCGAGAGGGGGCGCAGGTGCATTGGTAGCCGGGATCGCCCAGGTGCCCGCAGGGACAGGGGTTTGCCGCCGCCACGAGCTGGAAGTCGCAGGGGAAGGTGTAGACGCCGTCGACGCGGACGATCCTCACCTCGCGGTCCTCCATGGGCTGTCTCAGGGACTGCAGCACGTTGTTGGCAAACTCGGGGAGCTCGTCCAGGAAGAGCACGCCCTTGTCCGCAAGGGAAATCTCGCCGGGAAGCACTGGACGGCCACCCCCGACGAGGCCACCAGCGGAGATGGAGTGGTGGGGAGCCCTGAAGGGCCTCACTCCCCGGGCTATGGCCTCGATGGGCTGTCCGGCCACGGAGTGGACGAGAAGCGCCTCGGCCCGCTCCTCCTCGGTAAGGGGCGGCAGGATTCCCGGCATCCTGCGGGCAAGCATGGTCTTGCCGGCCCCGGGAGGGCCGACCATGAGCATGCCATGACGCCCAGAGGCGGCTATGACCATGGCCCGCTTGGCCATCTCCTGGTCCACGACGTCGGCAAAGTCGAGGTCGGTCGAAGGCGTCGAGGCCAGGGGGCTCTGGCCAAACGTCCCCCGCGCGGCAAGCCCCAGGCCATCCAGGCCCTCCCTCAGCTGCGATAGGTTGGAGATGAGCCTCACCCTCTCCGCAGAGGGGCCGATGAGCTCGGTCTGGTCGGAGAGGACGGCCAGCCCGCAGAGCTTCTCGGCAAGCAGGACGTAGGCCGCCTCTCCCCTGCCAGGGCAGACCCGGCCGTCAAGCGCCAGCTCGCCAAAGAACAGCGCCTCGTCGGCAACCCTGGGGTTCAC
Protein-coding regions in this window:
- the trmFO gene encoding methylenetetrahydrofolate--tRNA-(uracil(54)-C(5))-methyltransferase (FADH(2)-oxidizing) TrmFO, which gives rise to MEGLVTVVGAGLAGSECALQLARRGVRVRLFEQRPASASPAHHTDRFAELVCSNSLKSTKPETAAGLLKTELSKMGCVLLDVARQTSVPAGGALAVNRDEFSAEVTRLVEGEPFIEVVREEVRQIPEGPCVIAAGPLCSDALFQAVSAAVGTDSMSFFDAAAPIVDADSLDREVIFEQSRYEETGSGDYLNCPMNKEEYDAFLEALLSAERVIAREFEQSDLFCACQPVEEVARTGYKSLCFGALKPVGLTDPRTGRRPWAAVQLRAENAAHTAYNLVGFQTNLTWPEQRRVFRLIPGLGKAEFLRYGVMHRNSFVDAPHALDATFGIPGTRARLAGQITGTEGYVEAIASGLLAALNTYADLVGVDHVALPATGALGSLVAYATDPATKDYQPMHVNYGIVPPIELAGRVSKTQKREALAARAATDLDAYLATRPELFSL
- a CDS encoding DNA-processing protein DprA produces the protein MVRLNGPRWELELGGEGYPQSLVELQNPPEVLRGIGDREVLSGPCLAVIGARRATPYGIAVAELAGRVAAECGVTVVSGGAMGCDYAAGMAAAAAGGRTIVVAGTGADVPYPASSTPVFQAAVDSGAVVSLERWGQTPRRYAFPRRNAVVAALCKVLVITEAGQVSGTMSTADAALELGRTLYAIPGSIFSPNSSGTNRLAAEGARIIPDEASLELAISMDFGVARFCSQGERPAAGPVLSALVACPSRPDELAARLNEDVLTLLRTLTDHEARGLVERLPDGRYSPTKEYLLGQNG
- a CDS encoding YifB family Mg chelatase-like AAA ATPase, with the translated sequence MAGVDSADVSVCVMSATLRGVEALPITVEVSLSGGIPGIDVIGTRDPSILEARSRVRCAISSAGFEMPRLKVTVNLAPGDVRKSGTAFDLPIAVGILIATRQVNPRVADEALFFGELALDGRVCPGRGEAAYVLLAEKLCGLAVLSDQTELIGPSAERVRLISNLSQLREGLDGLGLAARGTFGQSPLASTPSTDLDFADVVDQEMAKRAMVIAASGRHGMLMVGPPGAGKTMLARRMPGILPPLTEEERAEALLVHSVAGQPIEAIARGVRPFRAPHHSISAGGLVGGGRPVLPGEISLADKGVLFLDELPEFANNVLQSLRQPMEDREVRIVRVDGVYTFPCDFQLVAAANPCPCGHLGDPGYQCTCAPSRVQSYQAKIGGPLMDRIDVVCDVARPSSDKVIKGRVGLGTAEMALMVTEARERADWRRARLDERDLRDPVASAHMGPKALETFETYARRLCLGGRAIARVARVARTVADVEGHDEVVTGDLVEALGFRSRNMG
- a CDS encoding tyrosine recombinase XerC, coding for MREVGRQEAGLAPEASSYLVHLTRSGTLSENTLRAYFEDIRCLCRWLHGHGFCVSDLDHARLRSYLGDLVRAGYSERTVNRRLSCTRGLLLWLSREGVAVGSGVGAIPGRKLSSRLPRTMSDADAARLIDSCDGTSKGVRDRALLELLYATGARISEASALDVRDVDLAQGQVRLFGKGSKERVVPLYHSAAQAVGEYLEASRPRLLRPGGEKDALFLSSRGRRMSAAALRDAFEAHVAAAGLDPALTPHAMRHTFATELLGGGADLRSVQELLGHESLSTTQIYTHLSVEGLKDAARLAHPRSGNAK